One Glycine max cultivar Williams 82 chromosome 1, Glycine_max_v4.0, whole genome shotgun sequence genomic window, tttgctttcctcttatctccgataaaaggtaagtaaagaggggcaactgtcataccctaatttcgttcgaggaCCATtatttgatggcatgcaacctttgtttgatcgcttcgaggtacttggcaccattttttgcacaatacgtgaagtttcgAGACATGtcgaaatcaaaaggaagcattgttacgcaatccgtgaaattccgtaacatgttggaaatcaaaaggaagtattgttacgcaatccgtgagtttccgtaacattccgaaagctaaaaaaagagtaattacatgacccgtaaggttctgtaaccttacggaaagaaaacaagtatcgttacgaaattcgtaaagtttcgtaacgttacgaaaaaagaatcaccaaaaaagaaagggggtgtatttagtaaaaaaaggggtgcaaatagcaactaggcccacttgagccttccaggatgttcctccagaaggtggttgcttttggaggaagcaacctggctcgcttgggtgagctgagctcgcctaggcgagctgggtggcaagctcctcccctattttcctataaatagagggaggagtgaaggagaagggggttcagcccttctggtactacttcgtaatcacttaaacttagtgaggaaaattgtttccgtgaagaaaatccaagccgaggcgctttcgtaacgtttctgtgggtgatttcacgaagattttcaaccgttcttcgtcgttcgtcgttcgttcttcgttgttcttcagtcttcaaccggtaagttcccgaaatcgaacttttcaattcattctatgtacccttggtggtccccatttgtttcacgtacttttattctcgtttcatttacttttcgtacccccttttgacgtgctttagtcatttacttaagtcattttctcgcctaatcaaaaaataaaataaattttcaccgatcatttgatttgtaatatccattaatctctgttaaaatgaaatccgaccattcggtcatgccgtaaccacgttggaaaccaaaaagaggtaaaataataatataataaaaaaaatatcttttagtaaaataaaccaaaaaaatcaatcgaacgtttctctttgggatttctctttcttaattgaattgactgataactaaagtgaaactaaggctaaaatcaacttgcaaagtcaagctcatccgcaaaaaaatcactaaaaaggattttaaggttcgatacctcagtttttctcaccaagtaaaaatgggtcattttaaggtccaacgccttaaaaggatctccttccaagtaaaaagaatcgcttgatttgccctttagaaagaactacgtaggtctgatttcctctttgatggagggtacataggagcaagagccccgcttttgtcgacctcaaaaataaaaaagaaataaaagtttagatacataatttcacacaattctaatctaaggctgttgtcctttgggacaaacgtgagaggtgctaatactttcctcaaacgtaaatacaactcccgaatctggaatattcttcatgaccggtttccttcggtttttctgacgttttccacaaataaacgttggtggggactccgcgcattttcctcctttggaagacgcacccgtgagcctcgcctcgcttgcccgcaaaagggtaggttgcgacacaattTGCAAGAGAACAATTAAAATACTACTACTTCCTAAGATGCATTGATCTTAGCTATACGAAATATCTAGGCTACTTGAATTATCTCCTAAAGTATTCCTATTTCCAACACTCATGTTAGCTTTTTATTGCGGTATTGCCTAAGAGTCTAACACACAATTTCAGTATTGCATATAAATTTGCACATCTTATACCTAATGGATTAGTCTTTTGGGTTAGTCTTTCTGGGTGAGACCCTTCAATTTTTCTCCCCTAACACTAATTCTGGAATACACTAACTTTTCAGGGTGGCTCAACTTCCTTCATTGCTCCTAAAACAAAGCCATAGACAACCCCTGAGCCCTAAATATTAAGTGGAACCACCCTCTACAAGACATAGACAACCCCTGAGCCCTAACTACTAAGTGGAACCAACCCACCAATCGAAGTTAATTTCTACATTCAATGCAAAAACACTTAACATTTCATCATAGCATGTTACAGGCTAGGAGATTTGTAAACTTACTGGTACGATCACCTAAGGTGCGAAGACCATGGGCAAACGGGTCACAGCAGCTACACTTCTTCGAGATGGCACACAGGTCACAACACGAGTGACCTCACTATGCGTACTCACGGTGCGAGCTCCACTGCACACAATGGATGTTGGCGAGAGAGCGAGGTTTCGAGGGAGCTTCAGGGAGTGGTACTGTTGAAGATAGGGAGAGAAGGGTTTGAGGGAGACCTACGGAGAGACCTCGAAGTTTGAGGCAACAAAGCTTCAGGGAGAGAGTGGTTAGACCTAGGGCATAACAATGACGGAGCTACATAAGTGTTTGGGTCAGGAGTTTAATTCGAAAGGTCGAAGCGTACGTACCGGCCAGGTGAGGAACAAAGACAGGCTTATTGTATGACCGTCGTTGTCTTACATTAAGGTAACATTCAAAGACAGTTATTTGTAATCACCTTAGAATGTGCgacttaaaaaacataatttctccccctaattacaaaattaccaccGCGTCTTATACTATAACGGTTCTTCAGAACCGTCGTAGATCTCGCGACTTAAAAAActacttttgtagtagtgtgagAGGTTCCTCCTTCTTCTATCTTTATTTcggttaaatttttttcttcttcatgttATAGTTTTTATGGCTACATGTGTAGTCATTCATCCGTGTTCTAGGATTAGGGTGATCGATGCCCTTGACTTTTGTTTATGTATAGTTATGAGGTTCTCTttagttaagtttttttaattcttttcttgTTGATTTTATACATTCTTGATATTTGATCATTATTTATATGATGTTAGACACTTAGGATGAACGAAGAACTAAACTTAGTGTGTTAGAATCATGAGAGAAGAGCTCATGTTTTAATCACAACAGTAGGATTAATCCAAGGTGGATAGAACAAATTAGTATAGAGcctgtggaagcaaagctttccaagtttactttgatgatgccaaagactcaagtcaagaatcaagagtcaagaaaGTATCAAGAATCAAAGATTCGTTCAATTAAGATTCAAGattaaagtgaagattcaagagaagactcaagatgtacaagaacttcaagaaaaacatcaagataggtataaaaagattttttcaaaagaaaagattgaatagcacaattttgttcaagagaatttttcaaagaaaaatcttttaccaagagttttactctctggtaatcaattaccaaaaggcaataatcgattaccattagccaacattattttcaaactaatttagaaagcagtaattgattaccataagcatgtaatcaattaccaatgttttaaaacgttagatttcaaatttcaaaagtcacaacttgtgataaaacattttcaaaattgtgtaatcgattacacaatatatgtaattgattaccagtgtttccaaacattttgatttttaaatttaaacatgaagagtcacatctgttgatgtgtaatcgattacactataatggtaattgattaccagtgacttattttgaaaattaaattaccaaaagtcacaattcttaaagttaCTAGTTTCTGATGATTTTTTAAAGAGTCACAAcgtttaaagtgactagttttcaagagagtcacaacttttaaagtgactaattttaaagaaattgccaagagtcacaaactttaacttgagtcatcaaatgactataaatatgtgaccgtGGCATGAATGTCAAAAATAGATTCCTTTCATTCAAAAagagatttctttcattcattcaaagcattctttctaagagtttttgttcaatactttctttgtcaagaaaagttcattggtaaaaaacttgtgttattcttcttcttcattccttctccctcctacgaaaagaattcaaagaactaaccatctgagaattcttttgattcattctttcttcctcttgctaaaagaattcaaagaactaactgtctgagaattcttttgattccccaaacaaagaattcaaagaactaaccatctgagaattctttgcccaaacactgaattcaaagaactaaccgtctaagaattctgtgtaagaagcgggtagtttcttggttgtaatagtgaacacaagggagggtacatcctttatcgttcgcttcaagtagagggttacttggttgttcaaagagaattctttgtcttaacacattggagcgtacatcctttgtggtacaagtagagcgtacatctacttgggttgtaatactaagaacaagagaggatacatctcttatggatcagttcaagtggagcgtacatccacttggtgtttcaaagagaacaagggagggtacatcctttgtggctctttgcttgtaaaggattttacaagattattagaaatctcaagaaccgtgggttgcttcgagactggacgtaggcacaggttgtggcTGAAcaagtataaatcttgtgtttgctttcttcttccttacactctttacttttccgctgtgcactttttatttccactttacttttgtttgagttattgtttttgttctttactttctcataacttagtagtaaagcctaattaaatctagtaatattaagaatgataaatttttaattagtcaagacacattcataattaattcaacccccccttcttaattattccgaggccattTGATCCAACAAAGCCTAAATGTTTAATTGAACATATATACCACCTCTGCAATAGGAGTTTATTCAATTAGCCACATCTTAATTTCTTGAAACAGAACAAAGATTATCTTAGATTAATTCatcattaaaaaagaattagaaagaaCGTTGAATTGCTAGACAATAATTTGGGGACCAAAAAGGTGGTACATATACCTTATCAAACCAGCAGCTTTTATGGGAacctgaaattaaaataaaaactcattagTGTTAATAACACCAACCTGAAATTAAAACTAGTGGTGCTGGAAACATAGATAATAAAAAGTGCTTGTACCTAACAAGGGCGGAAGAAAAGGTGAATCAGTGATGATATCTGCAATAAATATGTCACAAAAATGCCGGAATCTAAATCATATCTGCAACTATGTCAACTGCTTCACTTGGCAAAAAGGATGTTAATGGTTTACCTTTATTACCACGAGTTTTTGTGGGATGTTTACTATCACATATAGTGATTTTATTGAAAGTTGATGCTAATTACGTGTATGAAATttacatcaaataaaaatataataaattaatatgaaaaaaatttcagcATTAATGTATGTATttctaaaatatgtttattattttgcaattaaaataattcttgatttatttcattatacttttcgatatgtgatttatggGACAGAGAATGACAGAAACTTCAGAGAAAATTTATAAGATAGAGAAATTGATCAGTAAGAGAACATGAAATAATTAACTAGTTATTTTAAGtatgaattataaataaaacaattgacGATTGGAAAATAAATTGTGATCAGATAAAGGGAAATAATAAttctttataagaaaaaaaataataaatggcaACATAATGATTATCCATATAGTTTATTTTGTTTAGCAAAGCATAGACACAACTTTTAAACAGATGGTATTTATGGAATATACCATGATAATCTCTTCTCCCAATAGCCATGGAACTGATCATAAAAATAGCCTCCATCGTTTGTTAGAGTTCGATTGCATTGGGAATCACATAACTTCTCCTCAATTTCGGCACGATAAACTTGAAAACTCGCATGCACCTTGCCTGCATCCATCGTGCACCAAAAGAGAGTTGTGTCACGAATATTATCTCTAAAGGACCATTCTTGGTACTCTCCAACGGCAAGAACATGTTGGCCAAGATCATTGTACCTCGACTGACAATGGAGATACACAAGAATGTCATCATTCATCCCATTTAAAACACACACAGTTTTCCTCCCGTCAAAAATTGAATCATCACCCAAATCATCTTGAGCACGGACAATCAACAAGAATACAATAATTGTGACCAGGGACTTCAACATGTttgtaagataataataataataataataataataataataataataataataataataataataataattaataaaccatACTCGTAAGCTAATTTCATTACTTCATTCTTGCACTCTATAATTGCAACTTAAAAAGACACCAAAAAGTCTTACTTATACATGAATTGTGACATCACTTTccacaaattttgaatttgcaaGAGAAATAGTCAAAACAAAAAGTGAGAGACTTTTAAAGCTTTTCTTATACATCATTAAAATCATGCCAATACAGGTAAATCATTTAATAGAATGTTTCATCAAATatcaagttttttaaaaagttttaaattaatcattatgTTGTAGAATAAATACGTGTTTGcgtaattatttaataattaatctaaaaaatgtacattaaatatagaactactttttctttaatattttaataatgattttattacataaatttaataattatgtaatattgaaaagtaattaaactcatttaaaattatacaaatatttatatcataTGCATTTAATATATCTTTTGTACATTTAATACACAATTATTATACAACTGAGATGTTCAATAATTGtaactatataatataaaacaatatttaaaaaactgaaataaattaaaaatatttattctatataaatttgaaaaaatttaaaataagactGTTAAGCCTACCAACTACTACAGTTAAAcatattatattgttattttccttaaaatacttaatttttacatttaatatcattttatattatattcattttaatgtgcttataaaatataataaaaatatcataaaaaaaccttgatgaaaaatatataattaataatatttatttatttataatataatcaaaaaataattgaataatctTATCATTCcatattttacaattaaataaatattgaaatttaacgTTATTCAAATCctcttaaaaaattttaagcataaatttttgaaaaaattataaataattttaaaaatgccaAATATATATCTTATGCATATCAAAGTTCAATtctatcttaatttaaaaatatgatttttaatatcaattatgCATATAAGTAACACAAATGTAACATTTATCATATCGTTTATTTATAACTATTGTAGAAAGAGCTATACATGTACGCTTgatacactactagaaaatgtaGATTCTACATCGGGTTATCGGAGGCATTCTACATCGATTGGTTATCGTCATCGTAGCCAATATCATAAAAAGGGGAAGCTTATTCTACAACGGTCGCGGACGGCCATCTTAGAATGttgaacattctacatcgatcATCTTAGAACCGAGGTAGAATGCATTGCATTCTAAAACGGTCTTTGGCATGTGATCGTCTTTGAATGGTTAGCATTCTACATCGTTCGTctcaaaaccgatgtagaattcctttttcttttttagtttgaaCTACTTTTATATAAACCTCCAAAGGATCAAGCTTTTTTCTAGAGCATTTCAGAACAAATTTATTAGATTTAGAATCAACACTCTTCAAATTCACTTATATTGATTTAACCACAAATTATAAACTAGAAAATCCAAAACcaagaaataaatcaaatatcccCTCTCTCCAAATTCCtgcttatataaaaaagaaatgaacaaatAATACACGTACAAACAGGTTTAATTCACACAATTAACCAATCTTAACATAATTTTGTAATCTATGgttaattttgtttacttttataataCATGAAcgtatcttaaaaataatttttaattggttaatagtataaaaactctttataCTTAGGTACAtacaaattaaactcaaatcaaataataagttTTCTTCAAAGAATATTTATTGTTAAACCATCTCACAGCATGTCAATAATACTATACATATTAAATTGCGAATAATAATCTACgtaaagataataaaatgtTGTGAAAACTAATTAAAGGAACTAACTAACATAACAACTAAGTaaagtaattataattatagGAACTAATTAACCGTTAGAAGAAATCCATGACATGGTGCATTATGATTCATACCTCTTGACATACTTATCGGAAGGACTTGCTAGGGCAGTATCACCTGCAACAAGGAAACAGAGAGAATCATTAATAAAACCAAACAAAGatatgaaagaagaaagggTGAAAGAAACATGTACGATTAAGAGGTTCCCATTATGCCTATCCTTCACctgtattaaataaaaacagaaaaagtgagAAGTGGGTAGAAAACCTTCATTCCCTCAATAAcaataaacagtaaaataatatgatttgaaTTGCAATTTAAGCAAGTAATGCACCAGTTATAGAAAATGCATGCATGTGCACAGTGAGATGTTTCACACCTGCAAAAGGTAGCAAACCAGGGAATATCCGGTCATACTTTGAACGAAGTTCCTCTGAAACAAAATCTTGTAAACAAATCATCGAATTGTATCAAATGATTTTATCTTCTCTatataattttaacataaaataaaggtATTCTTCACCATATAACAAGTTTATTAAATGATGAAAGGAAaacattcaaaagaaaaaagggagtGAGGGGATAACCCTTTAAATTCAAAACCTACAAGAAATCACACTAGATTATGCCAGGAAAAAAGAAAGTGCAGATGGGGTAGAAGAAGTAGCAAATCACAGTACATTGCATTTTGCTAGTGAATGTActaaaagaaaacttattaTAGTACATCCCAGACAGGAGTACCTAGGAGAAGGAGAAAAACCGAATACAATTGGTTAATAACATAAATGTGATTTTGTTCTGGGATGCTTGTCATGTGTCATAAATATGGGATTTCAGAGTTTATGCCAGATTTCAGTAGAAACCTTTTTAGAACAAAGATGTATTAATGTACATATGTTAAACTATGCATTTATGCAATGTTAGTACTTTGGAATCTTTTTATGTGACCAGGTTTTCTAGGTTGAATTATAATTTGGTATTTAGACTATGTATTGGTAATGGGTCATGAGGTGGATTGGGATCTTGTCACAAAGAAGGACAAGAAATCCTCTTCAGATAAAGTGATAGGAAAATAAACATACAATATAAACATATTTCTATTAAGCTATTTTCTTTATGTCAATGTTTTACATTACCTGGGCAAGTTTAAAACTTGGAGAATTTTCTTGGTATTTGGCAATGAAAAATTCACATAAACTTGAGATGTTGGGATATCGACTCTTGATAGAATTTAGAGAAGCCTACAAATCATACGCATTTAATagttagtaacaacaaaaaatctagatttttaataaatttgaaatatgtAACCATGGAATCACCGTATTTGGAATTGTTTCAATAAGAGTAGTGTAAGAAGAAGTACATAACACTTCATATGGGCACAGTCAGAGAGGTAGCAACTTCTTGGAAAATATTTGGCATCAAAATGTAATGATAGTAAGCAACCTGACAAGAAACACAGAGAAGAGTCTATTGCATCCTACTAGGGTAATCTCATCTGGTATCAGAATATAGTAAAACAAGATTCAATCATGCCCCATCAATAAATCTTAGGTGCATcatattgttggatcaagtggcctcagaataattaagaaggggaggttgaattaattattcctaaacttttactaattaaaaaattactcttttaaggcttttactattttgttaagtaaatgaagaacaaaaatgaaacttaaccaaaaagtaaaagcgggaattaaagtgcacagcggaaattaaaagagtagggaaaaaGGAgataaacacacaagagtttttatactggtccttgagatttattttcaaccttataaaaattcttttacaagcaaagatccacaagggatgtaccctcccttgttctctttgaataacctagtggatgtaccctccaccagaactaatccacaagagatgtaccctctcttgttcttagtcaaacccaagtagatgtaccctctacttgtaccacaaaggatgtaccctccaatgtgttaagacaaagttctcaggcagttaaacctttgaagctttgtgaatggggatacaaaagaattctcaggcggttagtactttgaaatcttttgtatatgggaaagggaagaatcaaaagaattctcagactgtgtcttattgaattctttgacaagggagaagggagacacaaaagaattcatgcggttagtcctttgttctttaggaaaagggagaagagagacacaaaaagaattcaggcagttagtccttggcgaattctttttggcaaagggagaagggaatgaaaaggatgaatagcacaagttttcaaggtttggaaaaccagaaaactttggaaagctttttggaaaaaggaagaagaagaagaagaataagtaTCAAAGGTTTCTCAAAAGTGGTTCTATAGAAttgttggaaaaaaatttattgtttgcaatcaaagccttgcttttatagactctttaaGTCTAGTCAAGAAAActattagaagagttataacctttagaaaaacataaaaccaatttgaaaaagtcaaaaaccatttgaagagttacatattttgatttattcagaaactatcactggtaatcgattaccaaatcagtgtaatcaattacacaaagcttttttgtgaaaggatgtgactcttcatatttgaatttgaatttcaacatggtaattgattaccaaatacttgtaatcgattacaacattttgaaattaattggaacattgtaaattcagtttgaaagctttttgaaaaccattttgctactagtaatcgattacaataatctggtaatcgattaccaaagagtaaaaactctttggtaaaaaggttttgagaaaaactcatgcactactcagtttttgaaaaaaaaatttaatacttatcttgattgagtcttctcttgattcttgaatcttgagtcttgaatcttgatcttgattcttggaacttgaatcttgaaacttgattcaatcttgaactcattctttgattcttgaaatcatcatctttgttatcatgaagtgttcttgacttttgagctttttgtcatcatctttattatcatcaaaactctttgaatcaattttgattcatcatgaagcttgcttctacacataTCCATTCACTA contains:
- the LOC102662948 gene encoding S-protein homolog 24, coding for MLKSLVTIIVFLLIVRAQDDLGDDSIFDGRKTVCVLNGMNDDILVYLHCQSRYNDLGQHVLAVGEYQEWSFRDNIRDTTLFWCTMDAGKVHASFQVYRAEIEEKLCDSQCNRTLTNDGGYFYDQFHGYWEKRLSWYIP